The sequence TGTGACGGGCGGAACGGGTTTTATTGGCCGCAAGGTTACGGCCCGGCTAGTCGCTGAGGGACATCGGCCCGTCGTCACGCAACTTGGCCCGCTACCGGACAGTTTCAGCCTCGCCGCTGATGTTGAACTGGTCGACCTCGATCTTCGGGACTTCGAATCGGTTGGTCGGCTGATCGATGACCTTCAACCGGAACTTGTGCTGCACCTGGCGGGCGTAACGGGCCACTCTGATCCCGACGGTCGGCTGTGCGACGAGATAAATCACAGGGCCACCGGCTACCTACTCGAACGGCTCATTGAAAATAAGGTTGCGAAGGTCGTGATGATCGGCAGCGCGGCTGAATACGGACAGCAGCAGACACCCTTCCGCGAAGGCATGCCTGAGCGTCCGGCCTCTGCCTATGCCCGATCGCGTGCACGCGCGACACGACACGCGCTTTCACTTGGCTCTACCGCTAATTTGCCAATAACCATCCTTCGACTCTTTTCCGTTTACGGCATCGGGCAGCCGATGCACATGTTCCTTCCGCAATTGATCACGCACGCTGTTTCGGCACAGGACTTCTGGATGACGAATGGGCGGCAGTTGCGAGATTTTGTGCACGTTGAGGATGTCGCATCAGGAATTCTGCAGGCAGCGACATCGAGCGAGGCAAACGGCAGGATCATCAATCTCGCGGGTGGCGTAGGCCACAGCCTGTCGTCAGTCGCCAAGGTCGTCTGGGGCTACTGCGGAACCGACGAATCTCTATTACACATCGGTGCTTTTGACGCCCACGGCGATGATGCTTTTGATACCCACGCCGATATTAGTCTCGCCCTAGATATTCTCGGCTGGCGACCGGCGCGGGAGTTTATTTCCAACAATGAACCGGCCGAGGCCCTCACTGAAATGATCGAGTACATCCGGGAGGCAATGTGCCCGAACTGATTGAGCGGCAAACGTCCCAAAGCGTTGTACGCAATGTGCTGTTTGGCCTCGTGACATGGATTCTGCCGCTGTGTCTGGGTCTAGTTGCAACCCCCATCCTTGTCGGCTCATTAGGTCATGCGGAATATGGGTTGTATGCACTGATCCTCGGGCTTGTCGGTTACTCGTTTACCTTTAATTTCGGCCGAGCGATAACCAAATACGTTGCAGAATTT is a genomic window of Chloracidobacterium sp. containing:
- a CDS encoding NAD(P)-dependent oxidoreductase, with translation MKGGAFERILVTGGTGFIGRKVTARLVAEGHRPVVTQLGPLPDSFSLAADVELVDLDLRDFESVGRLIDDLQPELVLHLAGVTGHSDPDGRLCDEINHRATGYLLERLIENKVAKVVMIGSAAEYGQQQTPFREGMPERPASAYARSRARATRHALSLGSTANLPITILRLFSVYGIGQPMHMFLPQLITHAVSAQDFWMTNGRQLRDFVHVEDVASGILQAATSSEANGRIINLAGGVGHSLSSVAKVVWGYCGTDESLLHIGAFDAHGDDAFDTHADISLALDILGWRPAREFISNNEPAEALTEMIEYIREAMCPN